One window of the Dehalococcoidia bacterium genome contains the following:
- a CDS encoding glycosyltransferase family 39 protein, giving the protein MGLAALLVVIAIGVALRGVSLEAVPLSVQEAERAFMAKAVAQGSIPPDWPGDLGAALTSFIFRLGADGEWAARAVAAACGSLLLPLAYWWMRPLGRTPATVSCLLLALSPLAVGASRTAVPGAVGAVSTLLASGALLRFSGGGGWPWAAVAGAFTGLALGSDEVGVMGALAIVAFVVVDGAIEGRDSTLRRFLRQPWALVAAVLAFIGAVVLGAVRYGTGPDGFWSPGLQLWAKMLELPGDGLPRHLVLGALLGYEPLLLAIGVLGSAWLVLRWWRDARALAPGERMLLIWVAVAALALALASHRHVGQLLALVLPWSLIGGTGIAHALAAVPWRELRRTWPMSVPLLGGMGMMAVVLGRWARPWGESGWVEAAGFWLLGAALLILALGGWALLGKRAAPPLVLVGALLWLAISLHGASSLGFRTGHEFVRGPLPTLSVTPLLRQIQEGVEGPLGLDEDVRWLGWHLRHRPLVVGDPTTDVQLYIGQVDMTPLGFIKGEAWTVAVAPSLPPLDPRAAWRWFLLREPPRAPRDVQVQVYLRS; this is encoded by the coding sequence ACCTGGGCGCTGCCCTTACTAGTTTCATCTTCCGGCTGGGGGCCGATGGGGAGTGGGCAGCACGGGCGGTGGCAGCGGCGTGTGGTTCCCTCCTCCTGCCGTTGGCTTATTGGTGGATGCGCCCTCTAGGCCGAACCCCAGCCACGGTGTCATGCCTCCTCCTAGCCCTCTCGCCATTGGCTGTGGGAGCGTCACGGACGGCTGTGCCGGGGGCCGTAGGGGCCGTGAGCACCCTATTGGCCAGTGGCGCCCTGCTCCGCTTCAGCGGTGGGGGAGGTTGGCCGTGGGCAGCAGTGGCTGGGGCTTTCACGGGGCTAGCCTTGGGGTCCGACGAGGTGGGGGTCATGGGTGCCCTGGCTATCGTGGCCTTTGTGGTGGTGGATGGGGCTATAGAGGGCCGGGACTCGACTCTGCGACGCTTCCTGCGCCAGCCATGGGCCCTGGTGGCCGCTGTTTTGGCGTTTATTGGAGCCGTTGTCCTTGGGGCCGTGCGCTACGGGACGGGGCCCGATGGGTTTTGGTCGCCAGGCCTCCAGCTATGGGCGAAGATGTTGGAGCTACCCGGCGATGGGCTGCCTCGCCACCTGGTGCTGGGGGCGTTGCTGGGCTATGAGCCTCTCCTCCTGGCGATAGGGGTGTTGGGCTCCGCCTGGCTGGTCCTCCGCTGGTGGAGGGACGCCCGGGCCCTTGCCCCTGGTGAGCGTATGTTGTTGATATGGGTGGCCGTGGCCGCCCTAGCTTTGGCCCTGGCATCCCATCGGCACGTGGGCCAGCTACTGGCTCTAGTCCTTCCATGGTCCTTGATAGGGGGGACGGGCATCGCCCATGCCTTGGCTGCGGTACCCTGGCGGGAGCTTCGACGCACCTGGCCCATGTCCGTGCCTCTCCTTGGAGGGATGGGGATGATGGCAGTGGTGTTGGGGAGGTGGGCGCGCCCCTGGGGGGAGTCGGGTTGGGTGGAGGCTGCAGGCTTCTGGCTCTTAGGGGCAGCCCTGCTCATCTTGGCGTTGGGAGGTTGGGCCCTCCTGGGCAAGCGAGCAGCGCCTCCCCTTGTGCTCGTTGGAGCCCTGCTATGGTTGGCCATCTCGCTTCATGGGGCCTCTTCCCTGGGCTTCCGCACCGGCCATGAGTTTGTGCGAGGCCCATTGCCAACCCTTAGCGTGACCCCTTTGCTGCGGCAAATCCAAGAGGGGGTTGAGGGACCCCTCGGCTTGGACGAAGATGTGCGGTGGTTGGGCTGGCATCTGCGCCACCGACCCTTGGTGGTGGGCGATCCCACGACAGACGTCCAGTTGTACATCGGGCAAGTGGACATGACGCCCCTGGGCTTTATCAAGGGGGAGGCCTGGACGGTGGCCGTAGCCCCATCTCTGCCTCCTCTGGATCCGCGTGCTGCTTGGCGGTGGTTCCTATTACGCGAGCCACCGAGGGCTCCCAGGGACGTGCAAGTGCAGGTTTATCTGAGGTCATGA